A region from the Symphalangus syndactylus isolate Jambi chromosome 2, NHGRI_mSymSyn1-v2.1_pri, whole genome shotgun sequence genome encodes:
- the RBP4 gene encoding retinol-binding protein 4 isoform X2, which produces MNYSKIPAQVDLRRQTERDCRVSSFRVKENFDKARFSGIWYAMAKKDPEGLFLQDNIVAEFSVDETGQMSATAKGRVRLLNNWDVCADMVGTFTDTEDPAKFKMKYWGVASFLQKGNDDHWIIDTDYDTYAVQYSCRLLNLDGTCADSYSFVFSRDPNGLPPEAQKIVRQRQEELCLARQYRLIVHNGYCDGRSERNLL; this is translated from the exons ATGAATTATTCCAAAATTCCTGCACAAGTGGACCTCAGAAGGCAGACGGAG CGCGACTGCCGAGTGAGCAGCTTCCGAGTCAAGGAGAACTTCGACAAGGCTCGC TTCTCTGGGATCTGGTACGCCATGGCCAAGAAGGACCCCGAGGGCCTCTTTCTGCAGGACAACATCGTCGCGGAGTTCTCCGTGGACGAGACCGGCCAGATGAGCGCCACGGCCAAGGGTCGAGTCCGTCTTTTGAA TAACTGGGACGTGTGCGCAGACATGGTGGGTACCTTCACAGACACCGAGGACCCTGCCAAGTTCAAGATGAAGTACTGGGGCGTAGCCTCCTTTCTCCAGAAAGGAA atgatGACCACTGGATCATCGACACGGACTACGACACGTATGCCGTGCAGTACTCCTGCCGCCTCCTGAACCTCGACGGCACCTGTGCTGACAGCTACTCCTTCGTGTTTTCCCGGGACCCCAACGGCCTGCCCCCAGAAGCGCAAAAGATTGTAAGGCAGCGGCAGGAGGAGCTGTGCCTGGCCAGGCAGTACAGGCTGATCGTCCACAACG GTTACTGTGATGGCAGATCAGAAAGAAACCTTTTGTAG
- the RBP4 gene encoding retinol-binding protein 4 isoform X1, whose translation MKWVWALLLLAALGSGRAERDCRVSSFRVKENFDKARFSGIWYAMAKKDPEGLFLQDNIVAEFSVDETGQMSATAKGRVRLLNNWDVCADMVGTFTDTEDPAKFKMKYWGVASFLQKGNDDHWIIDTDYDTYAVQYSCRLLNLDGTCADSYSFVFSRDPNGLPPEAQKIVRQRQEELCLARQYRLIVHNGYCDGRSERNLL comes from the exons ATGAAGTGGGTGTGGGCGCTCTTGCTGCTGGCGGCGCTGGGCAGCGGCCGGGCGGAGCGCGACTGCCGAGTGAGCAGCTTCCGAGTCAAGGAGAACTTCGACAAGGCTCGC TTCTCTGGGATCTGGTACGCCATGGCCAAGAAGGACCCCGAGGGCCTCTTTCTGCAGGACAACATCGTCGCGGAGTTCTCCGTGGACGAGACCGGCCAGATGAGCGCCACGGCCAAGGGTCGAGTCCGTCTTTTGAA TAACTGGGACGTGTGCGCAGACATGGTGGGTACCTTCACAGACACCGAGGACCCTGCCAAGTTCAAGATGAAGTACTGGGGCGTAGCCTCCTTTCTCCAGAAAGGAA atgatGACCACTGGATCATCGACACGGACTACGACACGTATGCCGTGCAGTACTCCTGCCGCCTCCTGAACCTCGACGGCACCTGTGCTGACAGCTACTCCTTCGTGTTTTCCCGGGACCCCAACGGCCTGCCCCCAGAAGCGCAAAAGATTGTAAGGCAGCGGCAGGAGGAGCTGTGCCTGGCCAGGCAGTACAGGCTGATCGTCCACAACG GTTACTGTGATGGCAGATCAGAAAGAAACCTTTTGTAG